A genome region from Arthrobacter sp. SLBN-100 includes the following:
- the xerD gene encoding site-specific tyrosine recombinase XerD: MVPGPSAELAPAGVAPRADPEQAGPGKVSGSVPPSPPTAIDRGITDYLQHMGVERGLAANTLAAYRRDLARYSRYLAAAGCGRPEDITRHHVTGYVRALADGSDGGTALGVRSAARTVVAVRGLHKFWALEGFTTTDPASDVHPPMPGKRLPKAISVGEVTRILEAAGTDTATGLRDRALLEFLYSTGARISEAVGLDVDDISLQEAETGPAIVRLFGKGSKERLVPLGSYGARALDAYLIRGRPLLAAKGKGTPALFLNARGGRISRQSAWTILKAAAGKANITKEVSPHTLRHSFATHLLEGGADVRVVQELLGHASVTTTQVYTLVTADTLREIYAAAHPRALG; this comes from the coding sequence ATGGTCCCCGGTCCTTCCGCTGAACTGGCTCCCGCCGGTGTGGCCCCCCGCGCCGATCCGGAACAAGCCGGCCCAGGCAAGGTTTCCGGTTCCGTGCCCCCGTCACCGCCAACGGCGATCGACCGCGGCATCACCGACTACCTCCAGCACATGGGGGTGGAACGGGGACTGGCTGCCAATACCCTCGCGGCGTACCGCAGGGACCTGGCCCGGTACTCCCGTTACCTGGCAGCCGCAGGCTGCGGCCGCCCCGAAGACATCACCCGGCACCACGTCACCGGGTACGTCCGTGCCTTGGCGGACGGGTCCGACGGCGGCACAGCCTTGGGTGTGCGGTCTGCGGCGAGGACCGTGGTGGCCGTGCGGGGCCTGCATAAGTTTTGGGCCCTGGAAGGGTTCACGACGACGGACCCCGCCAGCGACGTCCACCCGCCCATGCCTGGAAAACGGCTGCCCAAAGCCATCAGCGTGGGCGAGGTCACCAGGATCCTGGAGGCGGCCGGCACCGATACCGCTACCGGCCTGCGGGACCGCGCCCTGCTGGAGTTCCTCTACTCCACCGGTGCCCGTATCAGCGAGGCTGTTGGCCTGGACGTGGACGACATCTCCCTCCAGGAGGCGGAAACCGGGCCGGCGATCGTACGGCTCTTTGGCAAGGGTTCCAAGGAACGGCTGGTGCCGCTGGGGTCCTACGGGGCCAGGGCTCTGGACGCCTACCTGATCCGCGGCCGTCCGCTGCTGGCAGCCAAGGGTAAAGGGACGCCGGCGTTGTTCCTGAATGCGCGCGGCGGCCGGATCAGCCGCCAGAGTGCGTGGACCATCCTCAAGGCTGCGGCCGGGAAGGCCAACATCACCAAAGAAGTCTCACCACACACCCTCCGGCACTCCTTCGCCACGCACCTGCTCGAAGGCGGCGCCGATGTCCGTGTGGTCCAGGAGCTGCTGGGCCACGCCTCAGTGACAACCACCCAGGTGTACACCCTGGTGACAGCGGACACCCTGCGGGAAATCTATGCAGCAGCGCACCCTCGGGCGTTGGGCTGA
- a CDS encoding HAD-IIA family hydrolase encodes MTDATLVSRFDALLADLDGVVYAGPHAIPGAVESLQQLAGLGVGLGYVTNNASRTPAQVAAHLRELGAPAADNQVVSSSQAAAELLASELPPGSRVLITGSPALAQEIELVGLVPVYSQDENPVAVVQGFNPAIGWNELAEAAYVVAAGTLWVATNTDMSIPQARGIAPGNGTLVAAVTAATGRTPRVAGKPEAPLFHSAAKRLGAERPLVVGDRLDTDILGGNNAGFATVAVLTGVDTRQSILAARAAERPDYIISSLTDLYRPYPEVTHDDGTYTCGEATARAANGAVGIIGSQDNLDSWRAACAAWWAATPDAAAAKAPQLAWLDH; translated from the coding sequence ATGACTGATGCAACCCTGGTCTCCCGTTTCGATGCGCTGCTCGCCGACCTGGACGGGGTGGTGTACGCCGGCCCGCACGCGATCCCCGGTGCGGTGGAATCACTCCAGCAGCTGGCGGGCCTGGGCGTGGGCCTTGGCTATGTAACAAACAACGCGTCCCGGACCCCGGCACAGGTTGCGGCCCACCTCCGGGAGCTGGGCGCCCCGGCCGCCGACAACCAGGTGGTCAGCTCGTCCCAGGCCGCCGCCGAGCTGCTCGCCTCCGAGCTGCCCCCGGGTTCCCGGGTGCTCATTACTGGAAGCCCGGCGCTGGCGCAGGAAATTGAATTGGTGGGCCTGGTACCGGTGTACAGCCAGGACGAGAACCCAGTGGCAGTAGTCCAGGGCTTCAACCCGGCCATCGGCTGGAACGAACTCGCTGAGGCTGCCTATGTTGTGGCGGCCGGAACCCTGTGGGTGGCCACCAACACGGATATGTCCATCCCGCAGGCCCGCGGCATCGCACCCGGTAATGGAACCCTGGTGGCCGCAGTCACAGCCGCCACGGGCCGGACGCCCCGCGTTGCAGGGAAACCCGAGGCTCCGCTCTTCCACTCGGCCGCCAAGCGGCTAGGAGCCGAGCGCCCGCTGGTGGTGGGGGACCGGCTGGACACAGACATCCTGGGCGGCAACAATGCCGGTTTCGCCACCGTGGCAGTACTGACCGGCGTCGACACCCGGCAGAGCATCCTCGCTGCCCGCGCCGCCGAACGGCCCGACTACATCATCAGCTCCCTGACCGACCTGTACCGCCCGTACCCCGAGGTGACGCACGACGACGGCACCTACACGTGCGGCGAAGCAACGGCCCGCGCAGCCAACGGAGCCGTGGGCATCATTGGCAGCCAGGACAACCTCGATTCCTGGCGGGCCGCCTGTGCAGCCTGGTGGGCGGCCACCCCGGACGCCGCGGCGGCGAAGGCACCACAACTGGCCTGGCTGGATCATTAG
- a CDS encoding NUDIX domain-containing protein, giving the protein MPGTHEATHVAKVSDAPSPRRLVSSEKVYEGRIWDVVSDTFQLQETGEALTRDYIDHPGAVAVLPMNNDGEILLLKQYRHPVGMDLWEIPAGLLDVEGEDFQVGAARELAEEADLAAGTWNVLADVFNSPGSSSEAIRIYLARDLTEVPHHERHERIHEEAEIEFHWIGLDDAVESVLAGRLHNPSAVVGILAAAAARADGFAGLRPADAPWPEHPSQR; this is encoded by the coding sequence ATGCCCGGTACACACGAAGCCACCCATGTAGCAAAGGTTTCGGATGCACCGAGCCCGCGCCGTCTTGTGTCCAGCGAGAAGGTGTACGAAGGCCGGATCTGGGATGTGGTCAGCGATACCTTCCAGCTGCAGGAAACAGGCGAGGCCCTCACCAGGGACTATATCGACCACCCTGGCGCCGTTGCCGTCCTGCCCATGAATAACGACGGCGAGATCCTCCTCCTCAAGCAGTACCGGCACCCCGTGGGCATGGACCTCTGGGAGATCCCGGCCGGACTGCTGGACGTTGAAGGCGAGGACTTCCAGGTGGGTGCGGCACGCGAGCTTGCCGAAGAGGCTGATCTTGCCGCCGGCACTTGGAATGTCCTGGCTGACGTCTTCAACTCCCCGGGTTCCTCCAGCGAGGCCATCAGGATCTATCTCGCCCGCGACCTCACGGAAGTACCGCACCATGAGCGGCACGAGCGGATCCACGAGGAAGCCGAAATCGAATTCCATTGGATCGGCCTGGACGACGCCGTGGAGTCCGTGCTGGCCGGCCGCCTCCACAACCCGTCTGCCGTCGTCGGGATCCTTGCCGCGGCCGCTGCGCGGGCTGACGGCTTTGCCGGGCTCCGGCCGGCGGACGCGCCCTGGCCCGAGCACCCCAGCCAGCGCTGA
- a CDS encoding TlyA family RNA methyltransferase — MPVRLDQALVARGLARSRTHAASLIAEGKVRSAGQVLSKASLQVAEDRDLVVRHDEQDTYVSRAGHKLAGALDAFPEVLPAGKRCLDAGASTGGFTDVLLRRGAAHVVAVDVGHGQLVPQLREDPRVEVHEGLNVRYMSPADIGGPAALTVADLSFISLTLVVRPLAECTEPGGDLVLMVKPQFEIGKDRLGRTGVVTSERERRMAVEKVARAALDAGLDLRGLAQSPLPGQDGNVEYFLWINRRNSQELPKIEERDAATAALLGRIWHNH; from the coding sequence ATGCCGGTGCGGCTCGACCAGGCCTTGGTGGCCCGCGGCCTTGCCAGGTCCCGCACCCACGCCGCCTCGCTGATTGCCGAAGGAAAAGTCCGTTCAGCCGGCCAGGTGCTCAGCAAGGCATCACTCCAGGTCGCTGAAGACAGGGACCTTGTGGTCCGGCATGACGAGCAGGACACCTACGTGAGCCGGGCTGGGCACAAACTGGCCGGCGCCCTGGATGCGTTTCCCGAGGTGCTGCCCGCCGGAAAAAGGTGCCTCGACGCCGGCGCGTCCACGGGCGGCTTCACTGATGTCCTGCTCCGCCGGGGCGCCGCGCACGTGGTGGCGGTCGACGTCGGGCACGGCCAGCTGGTGCCGCAGCTGCGGGAAGATCCCCGCGTGGAAGTCCACGAGGGACTCAACGTGCGGTACATGTCGCCGGCGGACATCGGCGGCCCCGCAGCGCTGACCGTGGCCGACCTGTCCTTCATTTCGCTGACCCTGGTGGTCCGGCCCTTGGCGGAATGCACCGAACCCGGCGGCGACCTGGTGCTCATGGTGAAGCCGCAATTTGAGATCGGCAAGGACCGGCTGGGACGTACCGGAGTGGTGACGTCCGAGCGGGAGCGGCGGATGGCGGTGGAGAAAGTGGCCCGGGCTGCCCTCGACGCCGGCCTCGACCTGCGGGGCCTCGCACAGAGCCCGCTGCCCGGCCAGGACGGAAACGTCGAATACTTCCTGTGGATAAACCGCAGGAACAGCCAAGAGTTGCCTAAGATCGAAGAGCGAGACGCAGCCACCGCTGCCTTGCTCGGACGAATCTGGCACAACCACTAG
- the prpB gene encoding methylisocitrate lyase: protein MLYSKTTPEQKRIRFRELLASGTIAQFPGAFNPLSARLIEEKGFAGVYISGAVLANDLGLPDIGLTTLTEVATRAGQIARMTDLPAIVDADTGFGEPMNVARTVQEIENAGLAGLHIEDQFNPKRCGHLDGKNVVDLETATKRIRAAADARRDPNFLIMARTDVRAVEGLAAAQDRARALVEAGADAIFPEAMANLQEFQAIRSAVEVPILANMTEFGKSALFTTQQLQDAGVNMVIYPVTLLRSAMGAAERTLESIMAEGTQEAQVGSMLTRARLYDLVDYEGYNRFDSGVFNFRVPGE, encoded by the coding sequence ATGCTGTACTCCAAAACCACCCCCGAACAGAAACGCATCCGGTTCCGCGAACTGCTCGCGTCGGGCACCATCGCCCAGTTCCCGGGCGCGTTCAACCCGCTCTCGGCCCGGCTGATCGAGGAGAAGGGCTTTGCCGGGGTCTACATCTCCGGCGCGGTCCTGGCCAATGATCTTGGCCTGCCCGACATCGGCCTGACCACCCTCACCGAGGTGGCCACCAGGGCCGGGCAGATCGCCCGGATGACCGACCTGCCCGCCATCGTGGACGCCGACACCGGCTTCGGAGAACCGATGAACGTGGCCCGCACCGTCCAGGAAATCGAAAACGCCGGCCTGGCCGGACTGCACATCGAGGACCAGTTCAACCCCAAGCGCTGCGGCCACCTCGACGGAAAGAACGTGGTGGACCTTGAGACAGCCACGAAACGCATCCGCGCCGCCGCGGACGCCCGCCGCGACCCGAACTTCCTGATCATGGCCCGTACCGACGTCCGGGCCGTGGAGGGGCTGGCCGCTGCGCAGGACCGGGCCCGGGCACTCGTGGAGGCCGGTGCCGACGCCATTTTCCCCGAGGCGATGGCCAACCTGCAGGAATTCCAGGCCATCCGCAGCGCCGTGGAGGTGCCCATCCTGGCCAACATGACCGAGTTCGGCAAGAGCGCTTTGTTCACCACACAACAGCTTCAGGACGCCGGCGTGAACATGGTGATTTATCCGGTGACGCTACTGCGTAGTGCCATGGGTGCTGCCGAGCGTACGCTGGAATCGATTATGGCTGAGGGCACGCAGGAGGCGCAGGTTGGCAGCATGCTGACCCGCGCACGCCTATACGATCTTGTTGACTACGAAGGCTACAACCGCTTCGACAGCGGAGTGTTCAATTTCCGGGTCCCCGGGGAGTAG
- a CDS encoding bifunctional 2-methylcitrate synthase/citrate synthase, translating to MAEKDIKKGLDGVVVDYTSVSKVNPDTNSLLYRGYPVQELAAKCSFEEVAYLLWNGELPGQEQLAEFTARERAGRSLDPVVKQVIDVLPETSHPMDVCRTAASVLGARHALAEDSSREANMAKAIDLFAAMPAVVAYDQRRRHGQGVIEPRNDLGYSANFLWMAFGEEQVPEVVEAFNVSMILYAEHSFNASTFTARVITSTLADLHSAVTGAIGALKGPLHGGANEAVMHTFDEIGIRPQETLEEAAARAKTWMENALAQKKKVMGFGHRVYKHGDSRVPTMKAALDKMIAHYGRPELLGLYNGLETAMDEAKGIKPNLDYPAGPTYHLMGFDTATFTPLFVASRITGWTAHIMEQLDANSLIRPLSEYVGPEERHVP from the coding sequence ATGGCTGAAAAGGACATCAAAAAGGGTCTTGACGGCGTCGTGGTCGACTACACGTCAGTCTCCAAGGTCAACCCGGACACCAACTCCCTGCTGTACAGGGGCTACCCCGTCCAGGAGCTCGCCGCAAAGTGCAGTTTTGAAGAGGTGGCCTACCTGCTCTGGAACGGTGAGCTGCCCGGCCAGGAGCAGCTGGCGGAGTTCACTGCCCGCGAGCGGGCCGGCCGTTCTCTGGATCCGGTGGTCAAGCAGGTCATCGATGTACTCCCGGAGACGTCCCATCCCATGGACGTGTGCCGGACGGCGGCCTCGGTGTTGGGCGCCCGGCACGCCCTGGCCGAAGATTCCTCGCGCGAGGCCAACATGGCCAAAGCCATTGACCTGTTTGCTGCCATGCCGGCCGTGGTGGCCTACGACCAGCGGCGACGCCACGGGCAGGGCGTCATTGAGCCGCGTAACGACCTTGGCTATTCGGCCAACTTCCTGTGGATGGCTTTCGGCGAGGAACAGGTGCCGGAGGTGGTGGAGGCCTTCAACGTATCGATGATCCTCTACGCGGAACACTCCTTCAACGCGTCCACCTTCACCGCCCGGGTCATCACCTCTACCCTCGCGGATCTCCACTCGGCGGTCACCGGGGCGATTGGCGCCTTGAAGGGCCCGCTGCACGGCGGCGCCAACGAGGCCGTGATGCACACCTTCGACGAGATCGGCATCCGCCCGCAGGAAACCCTCGAGGAAGCGGCGGCCCGGGCCAAAACATGGATGGAAAACGCACTGGCGCAGAAAAAGAAGGTCATGGGGTTCGGCCACCGCGTCTACAAGCACGGCGACTCCCGCGTGCCCACCATGAAGGCAGCCCTGGACAAGATGATTGCCCACTACGGCCGGCCCGAGCTGCTGGGGCTGTACAACGGCCTGGAGACGGCCATGGACGAGGCCAAGGGAATCAAACCGAACCTGGATTATCCTGCCGGCCCCACCTACCACCTCATGGGCTTCGACACGGCCACGTTCACTCCCTTGTTTGTGGCCAGCCGCATCACCGGGTGGACGGCGCACATCATGGAGCAGTTGGACGCCAACTCGCTGATCCGACCGCTGAGCGAATACGTGGGCCCGGAGGAACGGCACGTTCCGTAG
- the recN gene encoding DNA repair protein RecN: MLEELRIRDLGVITDATLPLGPGLSVVTGETGAGKTMVVTAVGLLLGARADAGAVRSGAKSATAEAVLKLDAGHPAIERALEAGAEAEEFDGGAELILARRLGADGRSRAFLGGRAAPVGVLAEIGETLVVVHGQSDQIRLKGAAAQRGALDKFAGDALAGPLARYQELYNHWKSSQAELDTLRSAARDRLREAESLETALAEIDDVDPQPGEDELLKAEAVKLANVEELRIAASTAHQALIAEDFGDAGDATTLVDAAKRTLEHVAEHDAELGSAAARLAEVGFLLNDIATDLASYQASLDTEGPERLAEIEDRRAVLAKLIRKYAPSIDEVLEWAEKARVRFDELQDDSTRIETLEAEVVRAEADLQKQAAAISKIRAKAAKELSSRVSAELKALAMADATLVIKLETTGQLGPYGGDEISFLLQPHSGAPARPLGKGASGGELSRVMLAIEVVLAAVDPVPTFVFDEVDAGVGGRAAVEIGRRLAMLARHVQVLVVTHLPQVAAFADQHITVTKTSVRGADGKTATGFTSSDVRLLDGPERVRELARMLAGQEDSESARAHAQELLDDAKLLPQRA, encoded by the coding sequence ATGCTTGAAGAACTCAGAATCCGCGACCTGGGCGTCATCACTGACGCAACACTGCCGCTGGGCCCCGGGCTGAGCGTGGTGACCGGCGAGACCGGCGCCGGCAAGACCATGGTGGTCACCGCCGTCGGCCTCCTCCTGGGTGCCCGCGCCGACGCCGGTGCCGTCCGGAGCGGAGCCAAAAGCGCAACGGCCGAGGCAGTGCTCAAGCTCGACGCCGGCCATCCCGCCATCGAGCGTGCTTTGGAAGCGGGTGCGGAGGCGGAAGAGTTCGACGGCGGCGCGGAACTGATCCTGGCCCGCCGGCTGGGTGCGGACGGACGCAGCCGCGCTTTCCTGGGCGGCAGGGCCGCCCCTGTGGGCGTCCTCGCTGAGATCGGCGAGACCCTGGTGGTGGTGCACGGCCAGTCGGACCAGATCAGGCTCAAGGGCGCCGCGGCCCAGCGCGGGGCGCTCGACAAGTTCGCCGGCGACGCCCTGGCCGGCCCGCTGGCGCGCTACCAGGAGCTGTACAACCACTGGAAATCCAGCCAGGCCGAGCTGGACACCCTGCGCAGCGCCGCCCGGGACCGGCTGCGGGAAGCAGAATCCCTGGAGACCGCCCTCGCCGAAATCGACGACGTGGATCCGCAGCCGGGGGAGGATGAGCTCCTTAAGGCAGAGGCAGTGAAGCTGGCCAATGTGGAGGAGTTGCGGATTGCCGCGAGCACGGCACATCAGGCGCTGATCGCGGAGGATTTTGGTGACGCAGGCGATGCCACCACGTTGGTGGACGCCGCCAAGCGGACGCTGGAGCACGTGGCAGAGCATGATGCCGAGCTCGGCTCTGCAGCAGCCCGCCTCGCCGAGGTGGGCTTCCTGCTGAACGATATCGCTACCGACCTGGCCAGCTACCAGGCCAGCCTGGACACGGAGGGGCCGGAACGGCTCGCGGAAATCGAGGACCGGCGGGCCGTCCTGGCCAAGCTGATCCGCAAGTACGCCCCGTCCATCGACGAAGTGCTGGAGTGGGCGGAAAAGGCCCGTGTGCGCTTCGATGAACTGCAGGACGATTCAACGCGGATCGAAACCCTGGAAGCTGAAGTGGTCCGGGCGGAGGCGGACCTGCAGAAGCAGGCGGCCGCCATCAGCAAGATCAGGGCCAAGGCCGCCAAGGAACTTTCGTCCCGGGTCAGCGCCGAGCTGAAGGCCCTCGCCATGGCCGATGCCACCCTGGTGATCAAGCTCGAGACCACCGGCCAGCTGGGACCGTACGGCGGGGACGAGATCAGCTTCCTGCTGCAGCCGCACTCCGGTGCCCCGGCCAGGCCGTTGGGCAAGGGGGCCTCCGGTGGTGAACTCTCGCGGGTCATGCTGGCCATCGAAGTGGTGCTGGCCGCCGTGGATCCCGTCCCCACGTTCGTCTTTGACGAGGTGGACGCAGGAGTGGGCGGACGTGCCGCCGTCGAGATCGGCCGCCGGCTGGCCATGCTGGCCCGGCACGTGCAGGTGCTGGTGGTAACGCACCTGCCGCAGGTGGCCGCCTTCGCGGACCAGCACATCACCGTCACCAAAACCTCCGTCAGGGGAGCCGACGGCAAGACAGCCACCGGATTCACCTCAAGTGATGTCCGCCTCCTCGATGGCCCCGAGCGGGTCCGTGAGCTGGCCCGCATGCTGGCCGGCCAGGAGGACTCGGAATCTGCCCGCGCGCACGCGCAGGAACTCCTGGACGACGCGAAACTCCTGCCACAGCGGGCCTGA
- a CDS encoding 8-oxo-dGTP diphosphatase has protein sequence MTAARVTLCFLLRELDGASQVLLGLKKTGFGRGKIVGIGGHVEAGEGDAEAVIREVREEADIGIRHEDLRDAGVVRFVFPAKPEWDMDTRLFTAVSWEGEPTESAEIAPAWFDTASLPVDRMWQDADHWLPVVLEGGRVNIVVTMDNDNEAVASSESLLF, from the coding sequence ATGACTGCAGCACGGGTTACTCTCTGCTTCCTGCTCCGTGAGCTGGACGGTGCTTCCCAGGTCCTGCTGGGTCTGAAGAAGACCGGCTTCGGGCGGGGAAAGATCGTTGGCATCGGTGGCCACGTCGAAGCGGGGGAGGGCGACGCCGAAGCCGTGATCCGCGAGGTGCGGGAAGAGGCCGACATCGGGATCCGGCACGAAGACCTGCGGGACGCGGGCGTTGTGCGCTTCGTGTTTCCTGCTAAACCGGAGTGGGACATGGACACGCGGCTGTTCACTGCCGTCAGCTGGGAAGGCGAGCCCACCGAGAGCGCCGAGATTGCTCCGGCCTGGTTCGACACTGCCAGCTTGCCGGTGGACCGCATGTGGCAGGACGCCGACCACTGGCTGCCGGTAGTCCTGGAGGGCGGCAGGGTCAACATCGTGGTCACCATGGACAATGACAACGAAGCCGTTGCCTCCTCGGAAAGCCTTCTTTTCTGA
- a CDS encoding NAD kinase, with product MSRRVLVLAHTGREESLKAAWEACAQLQASGIVPVMQDSELGDMERFFGHLAQPVEVLHDHVQLPDVELVMVLGGDGTILRAAELVREVDVPLLGVNLGHVGFLAESERADLAQTVEWIASRDYTVEERMTIDVQVWVRGQKIWHTWALNEAAIEKANRERMLEVVTEVDQRPLTSFGCDGIVMATPTGSTAYAFSAGGPVVWPEVEALVIVPISAHALFAKPLVVSPRSRLAVEVLGRTDAQGVLWCDGRRSVDLPPGARVEVTKSATPVRLARTHQTPFSARLVRKFELPIHGWRGPVPKSEAIHTGPIPIVRTPRPMPPLQVPGGGQPDSDPDPSTAK from the coding sequence ATGAGCAGGCGTGTACTGGTCCTCGCCCACACCGGCCGCGAGGAATCACTGAAGGCCGCCTGGGAGGCCTGCGCCCAGCTGCAAGCCTCCGGCATCGTTCCGGTGATGCAGGACTCCGAACTGGGCGATATGGAACGCTTCTTCGGGCACCTTGCCCAGCCGGTGGAGGTGCTCCACGACCACGTCCAGCTTCCGGACGTTGAACTGGTGATGGTCCTGGGCGGCGACGGCACCATCCTCCGCGCCGCCGAGCTGGTCCGCGAAGTTGACGTGCCCCTGCTGGGCGTGAACCTGGGCCATGTGGGCTTCCTCGCGGAGAGCGAGCGGGCGGACCTCGCGCAGACCGTTGAATGGATTGCCAGCCGGGACTACACGGTGGAAGAGCGAATGACCATCGACGTCCAGGTGTGGGTCCGCGGACAGAAAATCTGGCACACTTGGGCGCTGAACGAAGCAGCGATCGAAAAAGCCAACCGGGAACGCATGCTCGAAGTGGTTACGGAGGTGGACCAGCGTCCGCTGACCTCCTTTGGCTGCGACGGCATCGTCATGGCCACCCCTACCGGTTCCACCGCCTATGCGTTTTCCGCCGGTGGCCCCGTGGTCTGGCCGGAGGTGGAGGCCCTGGTCATTGTGCCCATCAGCGCCCACGCGCTCTTCGCCAAGCCGCTGGTGGTCTCGCCCCGCTCACGCCTCGCCGTGGAAGTCCTGGGCCGTACCGATGCCCAGGGCGTCCTCTGGTGTGATGGCCGGCGGTCGGTGGACCTGCCGCCGGGTGCCCGCGTGGAAGTCACCAAATCAGCCACCCCCGTACGGCTGGCCCGCACCCACCAGACTCCGTTCTCGGCGCGGCTGGTGCGGAAGTTCGAACTGCCCATCCACGGCTGGCGCGGCCCCGTCCCCAAGTCCGAAGCGATCCACACCGGCCCCATTCCCATTGTCCGGACGCCCCGCCCCATGCCGCCGCTTCAGGTGCCTGGCGGCGGGCAACCGGACAGCGATCCCGATCCCTCAACCGCAAAGTGA
- a CDS encoding CTP synthase translates to MIGSNSVVQRSNSRVNSRFPGSSKTTKHIFVTGGVASSLGKGLTASSLGHLLRARGLSVTMQKLDPYLNVDPGTMNPFQHGEVFVTDDGAETDLDIGHYERFLDENLEGSANVTTGQVYSTVIAKERRGEYLGDTVQVIPHITDEIKRRMRLPAEGKNAPDVIITEIGGTVGDIESQPFLEAARQVRQDIGRTNVFFLHVSLVPYIGPSQELKTKPTQHSVAALRSIGIQPEAIVIRSDREVPDAMREKIGRMCDVDIDAVVNAADAPSIYDIPKTLHTQGLDSYIVRALDLPFKDVDWTSWDKLLEAVHHPKHHVEIALVGKYIDLPDAYLSVTEALRAGGFANDTKVKIRWVPSDECETREGAVKALDGVDAICVPGGFGIRGLEGKLGALKFARETKLPVLGLCLGLQCMVIEYARNVVGLEGASSSEFEPDSKYPVIATMEEQLEFVEGRGDLGGTMRLGLYEAKLDEGSVIAKTYGKTTVSERHRHRYEVNNKYRDQIAAEGLVFSGTSPDGKLVEFVELPAEVHPYYVATQAHPELSSRPTRPHPLFAGLVKAALDHQAGSDTALAPGAGVSEAAPSGTVAAK, encoded by the coding sequence ATGATAGGCTCGAATTCCGTGGTGCAGCGATCAAATTCCCGTGTAAATTCCCGGTTCCCGGGCTCGTCCAAGACGACCAAACACATCTTCGTAACCGGTGGTGTGGCGTCCTCGCTCGGTAAGGGACTGACGGCATCAAGCCTCGGTCATCTGCTGCGGGCACGCGGCCTGTCTGTAACTATGCAGAAGCTCGATCCCTACCTGAACGTGGATCCGGGCACGATGAACCCCTTCCAGCACGGCGAAGTCTTCGTCACGGACGACGGTGCCGAAACGGACCTGGACATCGGACACTACGAGCGCTTCCTCGACGAAAACCTTGAGGGTTCGGCCAACGTGACCACCGGCCAGGTCTACTCCACCGTCATCGCCAAGGAACGCCGCGGCGAATACCTGGGCGACACCGTTCAGGTCATCCCGCACATCACCGATGAGATCAAGCGCCGCATGCGCCTGCCCGCTGAAGGCAAGAACGCCCCGGACGTCATCATCACCGAAATCGGCGGCACCGTTGGCGACATCGAATCCCAGCCGTTCCTCGAAGCGGCCCGCCAGGTCCGCCAGGATATTGGCCGGACCAACGTCTTCTTCCTGCACGTCTCGCTGGTTCCGTACATCGGGCCGTCCCAGGAACTGAAGACCAAGCCCACCCAGCACTCCGTCGCCGCACTGCGCTCCATCGGCATCCAGCCCGAAGCGATCGTGATCCGCTCAGACCGTGAAGTGCCGGACGCCATGCGGGAAAAGATCGGCCGGATGTGCGACGTCGATATCGACGCCGTGGTCAACGCCGCCGATGCGCCCAGCATCTACGACATCCCCAAGACCCTGCACACCCAGGGCCTGGACTCTTACATCGTGCGGGCCTTGGACCTGCCCTTCAAGGACGTGGACTGGACCAGCTGGGACAAGCTCCTGGAGGCAGTCCACCACCCCAAGCACCACGTGGAAATCGCGCTCGTTGGCAAGTACATCGACCTGCCGGACGCCTACCTGTCCGTGACCGAGGCCCTGCGCGCCGGCGGTTTCGCCAATGACACCAAGGTCAAGATCCGCTGGGTCCCCTCGGACGAATGCGAAACCCGCGAAGGCGCCGTCAAGGCCCTGGACGGCGTCGACGCCATCTGCGTCCCCGGCGGCTTCGGCATCCGCGGGCTCGAGGGCAAGCTCGGCGCGCTGAAGTTCGCCCGCGAAACCAAGCTGCCGGTCCTGGGACTTTGCCTGGGCCTGCAGTGCATGGTCATCGAGTACGCCCGCAACGTGGTGGGTCTGGAAGGCGCGTCCTCCAGCGAATTCGAGCCGGATTCCAAGTACCCCGTCATCGCCACCATGGAAGAGCAGCTGGAGTTTGTTGAGGGCCGCGGCGACCTGGGCGGCACCATGCGCCTGGGCCTCTACGAAGCCAAACTGGACGAAGGCTCCGTCATCGCCAAAACCTACGGCAAGACCACTGTGAGCGAACGCCACCGCCACCGCTACGAAGTGAACAACAAGTACCGCGACCAGATCGCGGCCGAAGGGCTCGTTTTCTCCGGCACGTCTCCGGACGGCAAGCTCGTGGAGTTCGTCGAGCTGCCCGCGGAAGTCCACCCGTACTACGTGGCCACCCAGGCGCACCCTGAGCTGAGCTCGCGCCCCACCCGCCCGCACCCGCTGTTCGCCGGCCTCGTCAAGGCCGCCCTGGACCACCAGGCAGGCTCCGACACGGCCCTCGCCCCGGGGGCTGGTGTTTCCGAGGCCGCGCCGTCCGGTACGGTAGCCGCTAAGTAG